The following proteins come from a genomic window of Flavobacterium crocinum:
- a CDS encoding 4-hydroxyproline epimerase: protein MARKTFFCVDAHTCGNPVRVVAGGGPNLIGTNMSEKRQHFLSQYDWIRKGLMFEPRGHDMMSGSILFPPTNPDNDFGILFIETSGCLPMCGHGTIGTITIAIEEGLISPKIPGKINMEAPAGLVKIEYKQVGKKVEWVKLTNVKSYLAAENLTVECPELGELTFDVAYGGNYYAIVDPQQNFSGIQDFTASKIVQYSQVVRARINEKYPNLFIHPENDTIRDVSHMLWTGTPLDPTSSGRNAVFYGDKAIDRSPCGTGTSARMAQLHAKGLLKKGDEFIHESYIGSKFVGRIEEETAIDDIKAIVPSIQGWAKVYGYNTIIIDEEDDPYAHGFQVL from the coding sequence ATGGCTAGAAAAACTTTTTTTTGTGTAGATGCACATACTTGCGGTAATCCAGTTAGAGTAGTTGCTGGCGGTGGGCCAAATCTAATTGGTACCAACATGAGCGAGAAAAGACAGCATTTTTTAAGCCAATACGATTGGATTCGTAAAGGATTGATGTTTGAACCTCGCGGACATGATATGATGAGCGGCAGTATTTTATTTCCGCCAACGAATCCAGATAACGATTTTGGTATTTTGTTTATCGAAACTTCAGGCTGTCTGCCAATGTGTGGGCACGGTACAATAGGCACGATTACCATTGCAATTGAAGAAGGATTAATTAGTCCGAAAATTCCAGGAAAAATAAATATGGAAGCTCCTGCCGGCTTAGTAAAAATTGAATACAAGCAAGTTGGTAAAAAAGTGGAATGGGTTAAATTGACGAATGTTAAATCATATTTGGCAGCCGAAAATTTAACTGTAGAATGCCCGGAATTAGGCGAATTAACTTTTGATGTTGCCTATGGCGGAAATTATTATGCCATTGTAGATCCGCAGCAAAACTTTTCCGGAATTCAGGATTTTACCGCCAGTAAAATTGTGCAATACAGTCAGGTAGTGCGAGCACGAATTAACGAAAAATACCCAAACTTATTTATTCATCCTGAAAATGATACTATTAGAGATGTGAGTCATATGTTATGGACGGGCACACCTTTAGATCCGACTTCATCAGGTAGAAATGCTGTTTTTTATGGAGACAAAGCGATAGACCGTTCGCCTTGCGGTACAGGAACATCAGCAAGAATGGCGCAATTACATGCAAAAGGACTGCTTAAAAAAGGAGACGAATTTATACACGAAAGTTATATCGGAAGTAAGTTCGTTGGCAGAATAGAAGAAGAAACTGCAATTGACGATATTAAAGCCATCGTTCCCAGTATACAAGGATGGGCAAAAGTGTATGGTTACAATACCATAATCATTGATGAGGAAGACGATCCTTATGCACACGGATTTCAGGTTTTGTAA
- a CDS encoding aldehyde dehydrogenase (NADP(+)), whose protein sequence is MITGKNYIGSQLSASGDKTFKTFNPQENTENLWQFTEASNEEIESAVTLASKAFLTFQKSTGKEKALFLRTIADEILALGDNLLDVYCQESGLPRGRAEGERGRTIGQLNAFADLVEEGSWVEAAIDTAIPDRVPLPKVDLRKMKRPLGTVVVFGSSNFPFAYSTAGGDTASALAAGCPVIVKSHPMHAGTGEMVASAVIKAAQKTNMPEGVFSNLNSSGIEVGVTLVKHPLVKAVGFTGSIKGGRSLYDLAGQREEPIPVFAEMGSINPVVLLPEALKQNAEKWAVACAGSVTLGAGQFCTNPGLMLGIKSDALKTFTEQLAVEILKISPSCMLNPSIYKNYQSNNELLSSQDGIEVVAEYAKTDNPNYASQKILTVSGKIFLENPVLHREVFGPFSILVQCEDEIELVAIIEKLEGQLTGSILAEENEIENYEEVVDALGNRVGRIIFNGLPTGVEVCPSMVHGGPYPSSSDSRFTAVGIGSIKRWVRPFSYQNWPNNKLPEALQNENPLGISRLVNNVQTRDSI, encoded by the coding sequence ATGATTACTGGAAAAAATTACATAGGGAGTCAGTTGTCAGCCAGCGGCGATAAAACCTTCAAAACGTTTAATCCGCAGGAAAATACAGAGAATCTTTGGCAGTTTACTGAAGCAAGTAATGAAGAAATAGAATCCGCCGTAACTCTTGCAAGCAAAGCATTTTTGACATTTCAGAAATCTACGGGTAAAGAGAAGGCCTTATTTCTAAGAACAATTGCGGATGAAATATTGGCTTTAGGAGATAATCTCTTAGACGTTTATTGTCAGGAATCGGGTTTGCCAAGAGGCCGTGCTGAAGGCGAAAGAGGAAGAACTATCGGGCAATTAAATGCTTTTGCTGATTTAGTTGAAGAAGGTTCTTGGGTTGAAGCGGCAATTGACACTGCTATTCCAGATAGAGTTCCCTTGCCAAAGGTTGATCTTCGTAAAATGAAGCGTCCTTTAGGTACTGTAGTCGTTTTTGGATCCAGTAATTTTCCATTCGCGTATTCTACTGCCGGTGGCGATACAGCATCTGCATTGGCCGCTGGATGTCCGGTTATCGTAAAAAGTCATCCCATGCATGCTGGTACTGGAGAAATGGTAGCTTCGGCAGTAATTAAAGCAGCTCAAAAAACGAATATGCCGGAAGGTGTTTTTTCTAATCTGAACAGCAGCGGCATTGAAGTTGGGGTTACATTGGTAAAGCATCCTTTGGTTAAGGCAGTTGGATTTACAGGAAGTATAAAAGGCGGTCGTTCTTTATATGATTTAGCAGGACAGCGTGAAGAACCAATTCCGGTTTTTGCAGAAATGGGAAGTATAAATCCAGTTGTATTATTACCAGAAGCCTTAAAACAAAATGCTGAAAAATGGGCAGTGGCATGTGCTGGTTCTGTAACATTAGGTGCAGGACAGTTCTGCACTAATCCAGGTTTGATGCTCGGAATCAAAAGTGATGCTTTAAAAACGTTTACCGAACAGCTTGCCGTTGAGATTTTAAAGATTTCGCCAAGTTGTATGTTAAATCCGTCGATTTATAAAAATTATCAATCCAATAATGAACTGTTAAGTTCGCAAGACGGAATTGAAGTCGTAGCAGAATATGCTAAGACAGATAATCCTAATTACGCTTCACAAAAAATACTGACGGTTTCGGGCAAAATCTTTTTAGAAAATCCAGTTTTGCATAGAGAGGTTTTCGGGCCTTTTTCAATTTTAGTACAATGTGAAGACGAAATTGAACTGGTTGCGATTATTGAAAAATTAGAAGGACAGCTTACGGGCAGTATTTTGGCAGAAGAAAATGAAATTGAAAACTATGAAGAAGTAGTGGATGCTTTGGGTAATCGTGTCGGAAGAATAATCTTTAACGGATTACCAACAGGAGTAGAGGTATGTCCGTCGATGGTGCATGGCGGACCTTATCCTTCCTCATCAGATTCCAGGTTTACAGCAGTTGGAATTGGTTCCATTAAAAGATGGGTTAGACCTTTTAGTTATCAGAATTGGCCGAATAACAAACTTCCAGAGGCACTTCAAAATGAAAATCCGCTTGGAATTTCAAGATTAGTTAATAATGTTCAAACAAGAGATTCAATTTAA
- a CDS encoding dihydrodipicolinate synthase family protein — protein MNIQWKGVMPAVTTNFTAEDTLDFKMFEKNLNYQLDAGIEGVILGGTLGEASTLLEEEKQDLILETVRIVGGKVPVIMNIAEQTTRGAIEAANKAEANGARGLMMLPPMRYKATDYETVEYFTEVAKSTSLPIMIYNNPVDYKIEVTLDMFEELLKLDNIQAVKESTRDISNVTRIINRFGSRLKVLTGVDTLGLESLLMGADGWVGGLVDAFPEETVAIYKLAKAGKVQEALTIYRWFLPLLELDINAQLVQNIKLAEVGTGLGTEYVRAPRLPLMGAERERVLAIINDSLKNRPTLPDYKSL, from the coding sequence ATGAATATTCAATGGAAAGGGGTAATGCCAGCTGTTACCACAAATTTTACAGCTGAAGACACTTTAGATTTTAAAATGTTTGAAAAAAACCTTAATTATCAATTAGATGCTGGAATAGAAGGTGTTATTCTTGGAGGAACTTTAGGAGAAGCCAGTACACTTTTAGAAGAAGAAAAACAAGACCTTATTCTTGAAACAGTTCGTATAGTTGGTGGAAAGGTTCCTGTGATAATGAATATTGCAGAACAAACTACGCGCGGTGCTATTGAAGCAGCAAACAAGGCTGAAGCTAATGGAGCAAGAGGTTTAATGATGTTGCCTCCAATGCGTTATAAAGCGACCGATTACGAAACCGTTGAATATTTTACAGAAGTTGCAAAAAGTACTTCTTTACCTATTATGATCTACAACAATCCGGTTGATTATAAGATCGAGGTAACTTTAGATATGTTTGAAGAACTTTTAAAGCTGGATAACATTCAGGCTGTTAAAGAATCTACAAGAGACATTTCTAATGTAACCAGAATCATTAATCGTTTTGGAAGCAGATTAAAAGTCCTTACAGGAGTTGATACTTTAGGATTAGAAAGTTTACTAATGGGAGCTGACGGATGGGTTGGTGGTCTTGTAGATGCTTTTCCGGAAGAAACAGTTGCTATTTATAAATTAGCGAAAGCTGGTAAAGTTCAGGAAGCGTTGACGATTTACCGTTGGTTTTTGCCTTTATTAGAATTGGATATCAATGCACAATTGGTTCAAAATATTAAATTAGCGGAAGTGGGAACAGGATTAGGAACGGAATACGTACGTGCACCAAGGTTACCACTTATGGGAGCTGAAAGAGAAAGAGTTTTGGCTATTATTAATGATTCATTAAAAAATAGACCAACGCTGCCAGACTATAAAAGCCTGTAA
- a CDS encoding AraC family transcriptional regulator, with translation MKVFPFKIPKSSEEAFIYQEDCETIFYDKYHQHEEIQISYIKKGEGKILVGDMITEYQKGDIIILGSNLPHVFKSDISESRGMSVMLTVFFTENGFGKDFFNLPELNAVEPFFTAIKNGIQIRDAKPSIIRKFKKFKEADKYDRFILLMSMLKAFSQSDKKHLSNYVFNKPFTDAEGKRMQMVFDFVMTHYQKNITLDEIAQIANMTKNAFCKYFKTRTKKTFFQFLIEIRIEHAAKLLIKNKELSIIEISELSGFNNISNFNRKFKEIKKKTPFEFKSSLIKS, from the coding sequence ATGAAAGTTTTTCCTTTTAAAATCCCAAAGTCAAGCGAAGAGGCATTTATCTATCAAGAAGACTGCGAAACTATTTTTTATGATAAATACCATCAGCACGAAGAAATTCAAATTAGTTATATAAAGAAAGGAGAAGGCAAAATTTTAGTCGGAGATATGATTACCGAATATCAAAAAGGCGACATTATTATATTAGGAAGCAATTTACCGCACGTTTTTAAAAGCGACATTTCTGAAAGCAGAGGAATGTCGGTCATGCTTACGGTCTTTTTTACCGAAAATGGATTCGGAAAAGATTTTTTTAATTTACCGGAATTAAATGCTGTAGAACCTTTTTTTACAGCTATTAAAAACGGAATACAAATTAGAGATGCCAAACCATCTATTATAAGGAAGTTTAAAAAGTTTAAAGAAGCCGATAAATACGATCGTTTTATTCTTTTAATGTCTATGTTAAAAGCCTTTAGCCAGTCTGATAAAAAACATCTCTCTAATTATGTTTTCAACAAACCTTTTACAGATGCTGAAGGGAAACGGATGCAGATGGTTTTTGATTTTGTCATGACGCATTATCAAAAAAACATCACTTTAGACGAAATTGCCCAAATTGCCAACATGACCAAAAATGCTTTCTGCAAATATTTCAAAACCCGAACTAAAAAGACTTTTTTCCAGTTTTTGATTGAAATAAGAATTGAACATGCCGCAAAACTGCTTATCAAAAACAAGGAATTATCGATTATTGAAATTTCGGAACTAAGCGGTTTTAACAACATTTCTAATTTCAACAGAAAATTCAAAGAGATTAAAAAGAAAACCCCTTTTGAGTTTAAAAGTTCCCTTATTAAGTCTTAG
- a CDS encoding M1 family metallopeptidase, which translates to MIRNYLTLVFLCFNFISFAQKTKPYTLADTLRGSLTPERQWWDVQRYDITVKPDYDTKIIVGSNTITYKTLKEKSNTKMQIDLQNPLVIDSVIQSGKKLSFAKENGVWYIKTPKSKIKSTSKVVIFFSGKVHEAIKAPWDGGWIWTKDSLARPWMTVACQGLGASVWYPCKDHQSDEPNNGASLTMTVPDSLTAIANGRLEFKRSNNDGTTSYKWAVVNPISNYCIIPYIGKYVNFKETYKGEKGNLDLNYWVLDYNLEKAQKYMPKEVHNMLNAFEYWMGPYPFYEDGYQLIETSHTGMEHQSAVSYGNHYKPGYRGNDGSGTGWGMKWDFIIIHESGHEWFGNNITTNDLADMWVHEGFTNYSETLFVDYIFGKQAGDEYNAGTRKGIRNDRPIIPDYNVNAQGSGDMYSKAGNMLHAIRHGLDNDALFREVIRGLGKEFYHQTVDSKQIENYISKKLNFDYSKVYEQYLTTTQIPNFEFYFNEDKTKVLYRYSNCVSGFNLPLTLKNETDKVKIIPSDQWQSISLANDQKSLFDAASITKMYYINPVLETNIK; encoded by the coding sequence ATGATTAGGAACTATTTAACTCTTGTTTTTTTGTGTTTTAATTTCATTTCTTTTGCCCAAAAAACAAAACCATACACACTGGCAGACACCTTAAGAGGCAGTTTAACTCCTGAAAGACAGTGGTGGGACGTACAACGTTATGATATTACTGTGAAACCTGATTATGACACTAAAATAATAGTAGGAAGCAACACTATAACGTATAAAACACTTAAAGAAAAGAGCAATACCAAAATGCAGATTGATTTGCAGAATCCTCTGGTTATTGATAGTGTTATTCAATCTGGGAAGAAATTAAGTTTTGCAAAGGAAAACGGTGTATGGTATATTAAAACGCCTAAATCTAAAATAAAATCCACCAGCAAAGTGGTTATTTTCTTTAGCGGAAAAGTTCATGAAGCCATAAAAGCGCCTTGGGATGGAGGATGGATCTGGACAAAAGATTCCTTAGCACGTCCGTGGATGACGGTTGCCTGCCAAGGACTTGGTGCCTCTGTATGGTATCCGTGCAAAGATCATCAAAGTGACGAACCGAATAATGGTGCAAGTTTAACGATGACTGTTCCTGATTCTTTAACCGCAATTGCCAACGGAAGATTAGAGTTTAAGAGAAGTAATAATGACGGAACAACTTCTTATAAATGGGCTGTTGTCAATCCGATTAGTAATTATTGCATCATTCCGTACATTGGAAAATATGTCAATTTTAAAGAAACTTATAAAGGAGAAAAAGGCAATTTAGACCTGAATTATTGGGTTTTGGATTATAATTTAGAAAAAGCTCAAAAATACATGCCAAAAGAAGTGCATAATATGTTGAATGCATTTGAATACTGGATGGGGCCTTATCCGTTTTATGAAGATGGTTATCAGTTGATTGAAACCTCACATACCGGAATGGAGCATCAAAGTGCTGTTTCTTATGGTAATCATTATAAGCCCGGCTATCGCGGTAATGACGGCTCCGGAACGGGCTGGGGAATGAAATGGGATTTTATTATTATTCATGAAAGCGGACACGAATGGTTTGGAAACAACATTACCACAAATGATCTGGCTGATATGTGGGTACACGAAGGATTTACCAATTACAGTGAAACCCTTTTTGTTGATTATATTTTTGGAAAACAAGCCGGAGATGAATACAACGCCGGAACTCGCAAAGGAATACGAAACGATCGTCCCATTATTCCCGATTATAATGTAAATGCACAAGGAAGCGGCGATATGTATTCAAAAGCAGGAAATATGCTTCACGCCATTCGTCATGGATTGGATAACGATGCCTTGTTTCGAGAAGTTATTCGAGGATTGGGAAAAGAATTTTATCATCAGACTGTAGATTCGAAACAGATTGAAAATTATATTTCGAAAAAGCTTAATTTTGATTACAGTAAAGTTTACGAGCAATATCTTACCACAACACAGATTCCAAACTTTGAATTTTATTTTAATGAAGATAAGACCAAAGTTTTGTATCGTTACAGCAATTGTGTAAGCGGTTTTAATTTGCCGCTGACCTTAAAAAATGAAACTGATAAAGTTAAAATAATACCATCAGATCAATGGCAGAGTATTTCTTTAGCAAATGATCAAAAGTCTTTATTTGACGCAGCTTCTATTACTAAAATGTATTATATAAATCCTGTTTTGGAAACCAATATAAAGTAA
- a CDS encoding S9 family peptidase, with protein sequence MKKTISLFFCFILSLFFLTANAQRPKWANNNSSYYTAEKGEIIQYELPNFTRNIIVDAKQLTPKGSAKALEVKDFEFSKNEKLVLIYTNSKKVWRLETRGDYWLFNTETNDLRQIGKNRPESSLMFAKLSPDNNSIAYVSKHNLYVEDLNSGKETALTTDGTDRLINGTFDWAYEEEFNCRDGFRWSPDGKSIAFWQIDATKIKNFLMINNTDSIYSYTVPVEYPKVGQDPSACKIGVVNIASQQTTWMKVPGDSKQHYIPLMQWIPDGSSILVEQLNRKQNEAKLFLCDPKSGDASPIYSEKNTSWIDILPTENEGLKWINNGKEFLWLTEKDGWKHLYKIRKNGKTETLITNGKYDVIDIKAVDEKNGLVYFLASPDNATQQYLYKTALNGKGKLIKVSPANEIGTHNYRLSPDAKYAEHRFSNHKNQKISEWVNLSTQKTIKETDRNMTASGNVEMIQITTVDNITLDGWMIKPTPFDPAKKYPLLFYVYTEPAGATVKDAAGYASTFLYDGDIAADGYIQISLDGRGTPVPKGAEWRKSIYQNIGILNTRDQAMAAKEILKWSFVDKDRIAVWRWSGGGSTTLNLLFQYPEIYKTGIAIAAVPNQLLYDNIYQERYMGLPQENKEPFIKGSPITYANKLQGNLLLIHGTGDDNVHYQGAEMLVNELVKNGKQFQMMSYPNRTHSINEGEGTTEHLSKLYTQYLKEHCPGGGR encoded by the coding sequence ATGAAGAAAACAATCTCTCTTTTTTTCTGTTTTATCCTGTCACTTTTTTTCCTGACTGCAAATGCTCAAAGACCAAAATGGGCGAATAATAACAGTAGTTATTATACCGCAGAAAAAGGAGAAATAATACAGTACGAATTACCAAACTTTACCAGAAACATAATTGTTGATGCCAAGCAGCTTACACCAAAAGGAAGCGCAAAAGCTTTAGAAGTTAAAGATTTTGAATTCAGTAAAAATGAAAAATTAGTTTTGATTTACACCAATTCAAAAAAAGTGTGGAGACTGGAAACGCGTGGCGATTACTGGCTTTTTAATACCGAAACAAATGACTTGCGACAGATTGGAAAAAACAGGCCAGAATCGTCTTTGATGTTTGCCAAATTATCTCCGGACAATAATTCAATTGCTTACGTAAGCAAGCATAATTTATATGTTGAAGACCTTAATTCCGGAAAAGAAACGGCTTTAACAACTGATGGAACAGATCGTTTAATTAATGGAACTTTTGACTGGGCTTACGAAGAAGAGTTCAATTGCAGAGACGGTTTCCGTTGGAGTCCAGACGGAAAAAGTATTGCATTTTGGCAGATTGATGCTACCAAAATCAAAAACTTCTTAATGATTAACAATACTGATTCGATATATTCTTATACGGTTCCGGTTGAATATCCAAAAGTTGGACAAGATCCTTCAGCATGCAAAATTGGAGTTGTCAATATCGCTTCACAACAAACAACATGGATGAAAGTTCCAGGGGATTCAAAACAACATTATATTCCGTTAATGCAATGGATTCCTGATGGTTCTTCGATATTGGTTGAACAACTAAATCGCAAACAAAATGAAGCCAAACTCTTTTTATGTGACCCTAAAAGTGGCGACGCAAGTCCAATTTATTCTGAAAAGAATACTTCGTGGATTGATATATTACCAACTGAAAATGAAGGCTTAAAATGGATTAACAACGGAAAAGAATTTCTTTGGTTAACGGAAAAAGATGGCTGGAAGCATTTATATAAAATCCGCAAAAACGGAAAAACAGAAACGTTAATTACCAATGGAAAATATGATGTTATCGATATTAAAGCCGTTGACGAAAAAAATGGTTTAGTTTATTTTTTAGCTTCGCCAGATAATGCTACACAACAATATTTGTATAAAACAGCATTAAACGGAAAAGGCAAACTAATAAAAGTATCTCCTGCTAACGAAATCGGAACGCATAATTATCGTTTATCTCCCGATGCAAAATATGCTGAACATCGTTTTTCGAATCATAAAAACCAAAAAATATCGGAATGGGTTAATCTTTCTACTCAAAAGACCATTAAAGAAACCGATCGTAATATGACTGCAAGCGGTAATGTCGAAATGATTCAGATTACAACTGTTGACAATATTACCCTTGACGGCTGGATGATCAAACCAACTCCGTTTGATCCTGCTAAAAAATATCCTCTTTTATTTTATGTTTATACAGAACCTGCTGGTGCAACTGTAAAAGATGCTGCGGGTTATGCCAGTACTTTTTTATATGATGGAGATATTGCTGCCGACGGATATATTCAAATTAGCTTAGATGGAAGAGGAACTCCAGTTCCAAAAGGTGCTGAATGGCGCAAATCAATCTATCAAAACATTGGAATTCTAAACACCCGAGATCAGGCAATGGCGGCTAAGGAAATCCTAAAATGGTCTTTTGTAGACAAAGACCGAATCGCAGTCTGGCGATGGAGCGGCGGCGGTTCTACTACGCTAAATCTTTTATTTCAATATCCTGAAATTTATAAAACAGGAATCGCTATTGCCGCTGTACCCAACCAATTGTTGTATGATAATATTTATCAGGAACGTTACATGGGATTACCACAGGAAAATAAAGAACCTTTTATAAAAGGCTCTCCTATTACTTATGCCAATAAACTTCAGGGAAATCTATTGCTGATTCATGGCACTGGCGATGATAATGTGCATTATCAGGGAGCAGAAATGCTGGTAAACGAATTAGTAAAAAACGGCAAACAATTTCAAATGATGAGTTATCCAAATCGTACGCACAGCATCAATGAAGGCGAAGGAACTACCGAACATTTATCGAAATTATATACACAATACTTAAAAGAACACTGCCCGGGTGGAGGCAGATAA
- a CDS encoding aminopeptidase P family protein, whose product MFSRETYINRRQVLKKAMGSGLIILPGNEEVGMNYRDNIYHFRQDSSFLYYAGIDRPSLFLIIDIDADLEILFGDNLTIEQTVWVGPQDSLNSDAEKTGITTVQPFSFAEAVLKNAVQQKRAIHFLPPYRAAITLKLSSWLDIHPNEIAKKSSIPLSKAIIAQRSYKTNEELIEIEKAVDITAAMHLKAIQSARPGMTEYEIAGQVEGTAISLGGHLAFPTILTVNGQYLHNHAGSNVLKEGQLVLCDCGAENNMRYAGDMTRTFPVSKTFTTQQKEIYNIVLKAEEAAIATLKPGTFFKDSHLTACKEILTGLKSLGLVKGDLDEAVAAGAHTLFFQCGLGHMMGMDVHDMENIGEEYVGYTETLKKSTEFGLKSLRLAKELEEGFVLTVEPGIYFIPELINQWQAEKKYSEFINYDKVQAYRNFGGIRIEEDFLITKESYKLLGKPLAKTAEDIEALRTF is encoded by the coding sequence ATGTTTAGCAGAGAAACTTATATAAACAGAAGGCAAGTCTTAAAAAAAGCAATGGGTTCAGGCCTTATTATCCTTCCCGGAAATGAAGAAGTCGGAATGAACTACCGCGATAATATTTATCATTTTAGACAAGACAGCAGTTTTTTATATTATGCCGGAATAGATCGTCCTTCTTTATTTTTAATAATAGATATTGATGCTGATCTGGAAATTCTATTCGGCGATAACCTGACAATCGAACAAACGGTTTGGGTTGGCCCACAAGATTCATTAAATAGTGATGCAGAAAAAACAGGAATCACAACTGTACAGCCTTTCTCATTTGCAGAAGCTGTTCTTAAAAATGCTGTACAACAGAAACGTGCGATTCATTTTCTGCCTCCTTACCGTGCTGCTATTACTTTAAAATTAAGTTCATGGCTCGATATTCATCCTAATGAAATAGCGAAAAAATCATCCATTCCATTATCTAAAGCAATAATTGCACAGCGTTCTTATAAAACGAATGAAGAACTGATTGAGATTGAAAAAGCGGTAGATATAACGGCAGCAATGCACTTAAAAGCAATACAAAGCGCAAGACCCGGAATGACCGAATACGAAATTGCAGGACAAGTCGAAGGCACAGCAATCAGTCTTGGCGGTCATCTTGCTTTTCCGACAATACTAACAGTCAACGGACAATACCTGCACAATCATGCCGGCAGTAATGTCTTAAAGGAAGGACAATTGGTTTTATGTGACTGTGGAGCCGAAAACAATATGCGTTATGCCGGAGATATGACCAGAACTTTCCCAGTTTCGAAAACCTTTACAACGCAGCAGAAAGAAATTTATAATATTGTTTTAAAAGCTGAAGAAGCCGCTATAGCCACTCTTAAACCCGGAACTTTCTTCAAAGATTCACATCTTACGGCCTGTAAGGAGATTTTAACGGGGTTGAAATCTCTTGGTTTAGTAAAAGGCGATTTGGATGAAGCCGTAGCAGCAGGTGCGCATACCCTATTCTTTCAATGCGGTTTAGGTCACATGATGGGAATGGACGTTCATGACATGGAAAATATAGGCGAAGAATATGTTGGCTACACAGAAACTCTAAAGAAAAGCACCGAATTTGGATTAAAATCACTGCGTCTGGCCAAAGAACTTGAAGAAGGTTTTGTTTTAACTGTTGAGCCCGGAATTTATTTTATTCCGGAATTAATTAATCAATGGCAGGCAGAAAAAAAATACAGTGAATTTATTAATTATGATAAAGTTCAGGCGTACAGAAATTTTGGAGGTATCCGTATAGAAGAAGATTTTTTAATTACGAAAGAATCTTATAAATTGTTAGGAAAGCCTCTTGCCAAAACAGCTGAAGATATTGAAGCATTAAGAACTTTCTAG